Proteins from a genomic interval of Polaribacter sp. Q13:
- a CDS encoding MerR family transcriptional regulator: protein MYVDLPEKRYYKIGEVANAFNVNTSLVRFWEKEFDIIKPKKNAKGNRLFTQEDIKNFKLIFSLVKERGFTLEGAKQKLKKNPESTFDHQEIITRLEGVKAELIKIKNQL from the coding sequence ATGTACGTAGATTTACCAGAGAAAAGGTATTATAAAATAGGTGAAGTAGCTAACGCGTTTAACGTGAATACCTCTTTAGTTCGTTTTTGGGAAAAGGAGTTTGATATTATCAAGCCTAAAAAAAATGCTAAAGGAAATCGTTTATTTACCCAAGAAGATATTAAAAATTTTAAATTAATTTTTAGTCTTGTAAAAGAACGAGGTTTTACTTTAGAAGGAGCAAAACAAAAGCTTAAAAAAAATCCAGAATCTACTTTTGATCATCAAGAAATAATAACCCGTTTAGAAGGGGTTAAGGCAGAACTGATTAAAATTAAAAATCAATTGTAA
- a CDS encoding LemA family protein, whose amino-acid sequence MKKWLIPVIVILVVVFGLYNWGKNFNNTAVVLQEDAKTTWSNVESAYQRRNDLIGNLVKTVQGAADFEKETLTDVINARAKATSVNINAGDLTPEKMAQFQQAQSGLSGALSKLLVSVERYPDLKANANFLELQSQLEGTENRINVARDRFNEGVNNYNKHIKVFPGSLLAGLFNFDAMDRYKANAGSENAPDVNFDFNKKNQ is encoded by the coding sequence ATGAAAAAATGGTTAATTCCAGTAATAGTAATCCTTGTTGTTGTTTTCGGACTTTACAATTGGGGGAAAAACTTTAACAATACAGCTGTTGTTTTACAAGAAGATGCAAAAACAACATGGTCTAATGTAGAGAGTGCTTACCAACGTAGAAACGACTTAATTGGTAATTTGGTAAAAACAGTACAAGGAGCAGCAGATTTTGAAAAAGAAACGTTAACAGATGTTATTAATGCAAGAGCAAAAGCAACTTCTGTAAATATTAATGCAGGAGATTTAACTCCAGAAAAAATGGCGCAATTTCAACAAGCGCAATCTGGTTTAAGTGGTGCTTTATCTAAATTATTGGTTTCAGTAGAACGTTACCCAGATTTAAAAGCGAATGCAAACTTTTTAGAATTACAAAGCCAGTTAGAAGGTACAGAAAACAGAATTAACGTTGCTAGAGATCGTTTTAATGAAGGTGTAAATAATTATAATAAACACATTAAAGTGTTTCCAGGTTCTTTATTAGCAGGTCTGTTTAATTTTGATGCCATGGATCGTTATAAAGCAAACGCTGGTT